From the Solanum pennellii chromosome 4, SPENNV200 genome, one window contains:
- the LOC107015584 gene encoding B3 domain-containing protein Os01g0723500-like isoform X1 encodes MLDARRPHFLVGFNPFMNSEKLKIPSKFIKHMEGGDSGTIVLVGPSGNAWPVDLIQQDDGLFFNNGWVSFVKDHCLETGDSLVFRYDGDLHFTVQVFDESSCEKEASYNADCSQGATDLYNLALKKRDRGNSVLLDCMVEGVPKKMKSTEIPSECTSSQDTHGLASSKDGYTPEDAVCSYAGRNYAASFLDEMENAGDALNSKVTIAVPAQAKIIFSNPGNASSEKDMWLPAQEAEKVAGLFTSSLPSFTKVMKRFNISGSYTLHIPYQFATEHLPNCKVKILLHNLEGKTWTVNSIPTTRVQTSHTFCGGWLSFVRDNNIDLGDTCIFELVRKCELRVRVLKAEKEGSDYSSKVVDEGLVTDYAKNSGCKSRKVGSSSDQAKVMTYDKKGSTSEKEKHGNMLKNHQLHSQSKISSGDSAIRKPTSSQDKQGSFTKSCMSMKSVPEEKLAAESFISNFPHFVRIMKKFNISGSYTLKVPCRFSMEHLPNCRTEIVLQNLKGECWTVNSIPTVKVQTLHTFCGGWSAFVRENDIQMGDICIFELIGKYEMRVHICAIGKKGLDYQNGITPKESDILASLTS; translated from the exons ATGTTAGATGCAAGAAGGCCTCATTTTCTTGTGGGTTTTAACCCTTTCATGAATTCTGAAAAATTG AAAATtccatcaaaattcattaaaCATATGGAAGGAGGGGATTCTGGAACAATAGTTCTGGTGGGTCCCAGTGGAAATGCTTGGCCTGTGGACTTAATACAGCAAGATGATGGTTTATTCTTCAATAATGGATGGGTTTCATTTGTTAAAGATCACTGCCTTGAAACAGGGGATTCTTTGGTTTTCAGATATGACGGTGATTTGCATTTCACTGTGCAAGTATTTGACGAGAGTTCATGTGAGAAGGAGGCTTCTTATAACGCTGACTGCAGTCAAGGAGCAACTGACTTGTACAATCTTGCTCTGAAAAAAAGAGACCGAGGAAACTCTGTTTTATTAGATTGTATGGTTGAAGGTGTACCGAAGAAAATGAAAAGCACCGAGATCCCTTCCGAATGCACAAGTAGCCAGGATACACATGGTCTTGCATCTAGCAAGGATGGGTACACTCCAGAAGATGCAGTTTGCTCATATGCAGGAAGAAATTATGCTGCTAGTTTTCTGGATGAAATGGAGAATGCTGGAGATGCATTAAACAGTAAAGTTACCATTGCTGTGCCAGCTCAAGCAAAGATAATCTTTAGCAATCCAG GCAATGCTTCCTCCGAGAAAGATATGTGGTTGCCTGCACAGGAAGCAGAAAAGGTTGCTGGTTTGTTTACCTCAAGTTTGCCCAGCTTTACTAAAGTTATGAAGAGGTTCAACATCAGTGGCTCATACACCCTG CACATCCCTTACCAATTTGCCACGGAACACCTTCCCAACTGCAAGGTGAAGATTTTACTTCATAATTTAGAAGGGAAAACTTGGACTGTGAATTCAATTCCGACTACAAGAGTACAAACATCACATACCTTTTGCGGAGGGTGGTTATCCTTTGTTCGCGACAATAACATTGATTTGGGAGATACCTGCATTTTTGAGCTTGTCCGCAAGTGTGAATTGCGTGTGCGTGTTCTTAAGGCGGAAAAGGAAGGAAGTGATTACAGTAGTAAGGTAGTTGATGAAGGACTAGTTACTGATTATGCAAAAAATTCTGGATGTAAGTCCAGGAAAGTGGGATCGAGTTCTGATCAAGCGAAGGTTATGACATATGATAAAAAAGGATCTACTTCTGAAAAAGAGAAACATGGTAATATGTTGAAGAATCATCAGCTCCATTCTCAGTCAAAGATTAGCAGTGGAGATTCAG CAATCAGGAAACCTACTAGTTCTCAAGATAAACAGGGTTCTTTCACCAAGAGCTGTATGTCCATGAAATCAGTACCTGAAGAGAAATTAGCCGCTGAGTCTTTCATTTCCAATTTCCCTCATTTCGTGCGAATCatgaaaaaattcaacattagTGGCTCTTACACCTTG AAAGTTCCATGTCGGTTCTCAATGGAACACCTCCCAAACTGCAGAACGGAGATTGTGCTTCAGAACTTGAAAGGAGAATGTTGGACTGTAAATTCAATTCCGACTGTAAAGGTACAAACGCTGCACACATTCTGTGGAGGATGGTCGGCATTTGTCCGAGAGAATGACATCCAGATGGGAGATATCTGCATATTTGAGCTCATTGGGAAATATGAAATGCGTGTACATATATGTGCAATTGGGAAGAAGGGGTTAGATTACCAAAATGGGATAACTCCTAAAGAGTCGGATATCCTTGCTTCCTTGACAAGCTAG
- the LOC107015584 gene encoding B3 domain-containing protein Os01g0723500-like isoform X2 — MLDARRPHFLVGFNPFMNSEKLKIPSKFIKHMEGGDSGTIVLVGPSGNAWPVDLIQQDDGLFFNNGWVSFVKDHCLETGDSLVFRYDGDLHFTVQVFDESSCEKEASYNADCSQGATDLYNLALKKRDRGNSVLLDCMVEGVPKKMKSTEIPSECTSSQDTHGLASSKDGYTPEDAVCSYAGRNYAASFLDEMENAGDALNSKVTIAVPAQAKIIFSNPGNASSEKDMWLPAQEAEKVAGLFTSSLPSFTKVMKRFNISGSYTLHIPYQFATEHLPNCKVKILLHNLEGKTWTVNSIPTTRVQTSHTFCGGWLSFVRDNNIDLGDTCIFELVRKCELRVRVLKAEKEGSDYSSKVVDEGLVTDYAKNSGCKSRKVGSSSDQAKVMTYDKKGSTSEKEKHGNMLKNHQLHSQSKISSGDSAIRKPTSSQDKQGSFTKSCMSMKSVPEEKLAAESFISNFPHFVRIMKKFNISGSYTLSAFYVFYRKFHVGSQWNTSQTAERRLCFRT; from the exons ATGTTAGATGCAAGAAGGCCTCATTTTCTTGTGGGTTTTAACCCTTTCATGAATTCTGAAAAATTG AAAATtccatcaaaattcattaaaCATATGGAAGGAGGGGATTCTGGAACAATAGTTCTGGTGGGTCCCAGTGGAAATGCTTGGCCTGTGGACTTAATACAGCAAGATGATGGTTTATTCTTCAATAATGGATGGGTTTCATTTGTTAAAGATCACTGCCTTGAAACAGGGGATTCTTTGGTTTTCAGATATGACGGTGATTTGCATTTCACTGTGCAAGTATTTGACGAGAGTTCATGTGAGAAGGAGGCTTCTTATAACGCTGACTGCAGTCAAGGAGCAACTGACTTGTACAATCTTGCTCTGAAAAAAAGAGACCGAGGAAACTCTGTTTTATTAGATTGTATGGTTGAAGGTGTACCGAAGAAAATGAAAAGCACCGAGATCCCTTCCGAATGCACAAGTAGCCAGGATACACATGGTCTTGCATCTAGCAAGGATGGGTACACTCCAGAAGATGCAGTTTGCTCATATGCAGGAAGAAATTATGCTGCTAGTTTTCTGGATGAAATGGAGAATGCTGGAGATGCATTAAACAGTAAAGTTACCATTGCTGTGCCAGCTCAAGCAAAGATAATCTTTAGCAATCCAG GCAATGCTTCCTCCGAGAAAGATATGTGGTTGCCTGCACAGGAAGCAGAAAAGGTTGCTGGTTTGTTTACCTCAAGTTTGCCCAGCTTTACTAAAGTTATGAAGAGGTTCAACATCAGTGGCTCATACACCCTG CACATCCCTTACCAATTTGCCACGGAACACCTTCCCAACTGCAAGGTGAAGATTTTACTTCATAATTTAGAAGGGAAAACTTGGACTGTGAATTCAATTCCGACTACAAGAGTACAAACATCACATACCTTTTGCGGAGGGTGGTTATCCTTTGTTCGCGACAATAACATTGATTTGGGAGATACCTGCATTTTTGAGCTTGTCCGCAAGTGTGAATTGCGTGTGCGTGTTCTTAAGGCGGAAAAGGAAGGAAGTGATTACAGTAGTAAGGTAGTTGATGAAGGACTAGTTACTGATTATGCAAAAAATTCTGGATGTAAGTCCAGGAAAGTGGGATCGAGTTCTGATCAAGCGAAGGTTATGACATATGATAAAAAAGGATCTACTTCTGAAAAAGAGAAACATGGTAATATGTTGAAGAATCATCAGCTCCATTCTCAGTCAAAGATTAGCAGTGGAGATTCAG CAATCAGGAAACCTACTAGTTCTCAAGATAAACAGGGTTCTTTCACCAAGAGCTGTATGTCCATGAAATCAGTACCTGAAGAGAAATTAGCCGCTGAGTCTTTCATTTCCAATTTCCCTCATTTCGTGCGAATCatgaaaaaattcaacattagTGGCTCTTACACCTTG AGCGCCTTCTACGTCTTCTACAGAAAGTTCCATGTCGGTTCTCAATGGAACACCTCCCAAACTGCAGAACGGAGATTGTGCTTCAGAACTTGA